The region ATTCCGGGTCGAACCCCGGCGGAGGGTCTTTACCCGGAAACTCTACTTGGGACAGTGGTAAAGCATACCTGGAGGGCGACCGCGTAGAATTCGACGGCAAGGTTTTCGAAGCCCGCTACTGGACCGAGGGGAATCAACCGGGCCTGATGGACAGCCCCTGGCAGGAGATCACCGATGAATGGAGAGACTTCAACGAGTACAAGGGGGGAGACATAGTAGTTTACGACGGAAAGCAGTACCAGGCTTGGTATTGGACTAAGAATACCACGCCGGGCGTAGTGGATTCGCCGTGGCAGCAGATCGACACCGACCAATGGGTCGTCTCCAACAGATATAGCGCCGGGGACACCGTTTTTCATGGGGGAGAACAATACAAGGCAAAATGGGTCGTAGATCCGGGGAAGAATCCGCCAGGATCATCCGATGCCTGGGAGTTGATCGGGTGAACCAGGCTCCGGAAGGAGGATCTCCATGGCTGAGGTGATAGCGGTCTGCGCCGGTGAGGACCGGCAGAAACCAAAAAAGGAACTGGAGGCGGCCCGTTTCGTCGACGGGATGGGCATCTCCGGCGACGGCCACTTCGGTATGGGTGACCGCCAGGTGAGCCTCCTCCGGTCCGAGGACCTGGCCCAAGCGGAGATCGAGGCCGGGTTTCCCTTTCCGCCCGGTTCCCTGGCCGAGAACCTCGTGGTCGTCGGCTTGCCCGGGGAACTGACCCCCGGGTCTCTCCTCAGGATAGGGGCCGAGGTATGCCTGGAAGTGGTCGAAAAGGGGAAAAGACCCGGCGAACCCCATTCCTACGATTACCGTGGATGGTGTCTCCTGCCGACGGTCGGTTACTTCCTGAAGGTGCTGACCGGGGGCGAAGTGCGCCCCGGCGAC is a window of Thermovirga sp. DNA encoding:
- a CDS encoding MOSC domain-containing protein, with product MAEVIAVCAGEDRQKPKKELEAARFVDGMGISGDGHFGMGDRQVSLLRSEDLAQAEIEAGFPFPPGSLAENLVVVGLPGELTPGSLLRIGAEVCLEVVEKGKRPGEPHSYDYRGWCLLPTVGYFLKVLTGGEVRPGDAVVLEAKAV